The proteins below come from a single Papaver somniferum cultivar HN1 chromosome 11, ASM357369v1, whole genome shotgun sequence genomic window:
- the LOC113321787 gene encoding reticulon-like protein B3 codes for MAEHGEEAKHTESLMEKISEKIHSHDSSSSSSSDSDNEKEVKHHSVPTSSSPKGVQSAINRLFGRKKPVHHVFGGGKPADVFLWRNKKISASVLGGATVAWVLFELLEYHLLTLVCHCAILTLAVLFLWSNASTFIQKSRPKIPEVHLPEDPFLQIAAGLRIEINRALACLREIASGHDLKKFLAVIAGLWVLSIVGAWCNFLTLFYIVFVLLHTVPVLYEKYEDQVDTFAEKAMHELKKQYVVFDEKVLSKIPRGPLKNKKL; via the exons ATGGCGGAACACGGTGAAGAGGCGAAGCATACAGAGAGTTTGATGGAGAAGATATCAGAGAAGATTCATTCACATGATtcttcatcatcgtcttcatctgatTCTGATAATGAAAAGGAAGTTAAACATCATTCAGTACCTACATCTTCATCACCAAAAGGTGTTCAGTCTGCTATTAATCGGCTCTTTGGAAGGAAGAAACCTGTTCATCATGTCTTTGGTGGTGGCAAAC ctgctgatGTTTTCTTATGGAGGAACAAGAAGATTTCAGCTAGTGTTCTTGGTGGAGCTACTGTTGCATGGGTTCTATTTGAATTGTTGGAATACCACTTGCTCACTTTGGTCTGCCACTGTGCTATATTGACTTTGGCTGTTCTGTTCTTGTGGTCGAATGCATCTACCTTCATCCAAAA GTCTCGCCCAAAAATTCCTGAAGTCCATCTTCCTGAGGACCCATTCTTGCAGATTGCTGCTGGCTTGAGAATTGAGATTAACAGGGCTCTAGCTTGCTTGCGCGAGATTGCTTCAGGACATGATTTGAAGAAGTTTCTTGCT GTGATTGCTGGATTGTGGGTTCTATCCATTGTGGGAGCTTGGTGCAATTTCTTGACCTTGTTCTACATAG TGTTCGTGTTGCTACACACTGTTCCCGTGCTCTATGAGAAATATGAGGACCAAGTTGATACCTTTGCTGAGAAGGCTATGCACGAGTTGAAGAAACAATATGTGGTGTTTGACGAGAAGGTTCTAAGCAAGATCCCAAGAGGTCCACTGAAAAACAAGAAGCTCTAG